A stretch of the Agromyces larvae genome encodes the following:
- the pstC gene encoding phosphate ABC transporter permease subunit PstC, whose product MTTSPAAPPVRAKQRLGDRIFSKAALIAGVLILLTLAAVAAFLLAQSLPALTAEPGSFKGDAENFWQYVVPFAFGTVWAAFLALLMAIPVALGIALFISHYAPRRIAQGLGYIVDLLAAVPSVVFGLWGITVLAPGVQPLWTTLSEWFGWFPLFAPPVSGTGRTILTVAVVLAVMVLPIITALCREVFLQTPVLHEEAALALGATRWEMIKLAVIPFGAPGIISASMLGLGRALGETMVVAMVLSPAAVIKFAVLQSQNPNTIAGNIALNFPEAHGVGVNILIATGLILFVITLAVNMLARWIVERRKEFSGAN is encoded by the coding sequence ATGACGACCTCCCCCGCCGCACCGCCGGTCCGAGCGAAACAGCGACTCGGCGACCGCATCTTCTCCAAGGCGGCGCTCATCGCCGGCGTCCTGATCCTCCTCACCCTCGCGGCCGTGGCCGCGTTCCTGCTCGCCCAGTCGCTGCCGGCTCTGACCGCCGAGCCCGGCTCGTTCAAGGGCGACGCCGAGAACTTCTGGCAATACGTGGTGCCGTTCGCCTTCGGCACCGTCTGGGCGGCGTTCCTCGCCCTGCTGATGGCCATCCCGGTCGCGCTCGGCATCGCGCTGTTCATCTCGCACTACGCGCCGCGCCGCATCGCCCAGGGCCTCGGCTACATCGTCGACCTGCTCGCCGCGGTGCCGTCGGTGGTGTTCGGCCTGTGGGGCATCACGGTGCTCGCCCCCGGCGTGCAACCGCTCTGGACGACGCTCAGCGAGTGGTTCGGCTGGTTCCCGCTGTTCGCGCCGCCCGTGTCCGGCACCGGCCGCACCATCCTCACCGTCGCGGTGGTGCTCGCCGTCATGGTGCTGCCGATCATCACCGCGCTCTGCCGCGAGGTGTTCCTGCAGACGCCCGTCCTCCACGAGGAGGCGGCCCTGGCCCTCGGCGCGACCCGCTGGGAGATGATCAAGCTCGCCGTGATCCCGTTCGGCGCTCCGGGCATCATCTCGGCCTCGATGCTCGGCCTCGGACGCGCGCTCGGCGAGACGATGGTCGTCGCGATGGTGCTCTCGCCCGCCGCGGTGATCAAGTTCGCGGTGCTGCAGTCGCAGAACCCGAACACCATCGCCGGCAACATCGCCCTCAACTTCCCCGAGGCGCACGGCGTCGGGGTCAACATCCTCATCGCGACCGGCCTGATCCTCTTCGTGATCACCCTCGCGGTCAACATGCTCGCGCGCTGGATCGTCGAGCGCCGCAAGGAATTCTCGGGAGCGAACTGA
- the pstA gene encoding phosphate ABC transporter permease PstA: protein MSLTVTPPKTPARGGPSPATGIANSLTAARLPRLAWLWVLLGCLAAAAALFGILAAANGSQFDIVGAVFVGVVCYAVVIWVLSRIVEGARRAADRLITALVSIAFTIALLPLISVAFTTLVNGLPRFDVQFFANSMRNVVGEGGGALHAIIGTLLITGMAAVISVPVGLLTAIYLVEYGRGRLKHGITFFVDVMTGIPSIVAGLFAFALFALITGDPGIRSGFAASVSLSVLMIPVVVRSCEEMLKLVPNELREASYALGVPKWLTIVKVVLPTSVAGIVTGIMISIARVIGETAPLLIVAGFTTSMNYNLFGERMMTLPVFVYTQYMNQGADTQAYVDRAWAGALTLILIVALLNIVARVIAKAFSPKSGR, encoded by the coding sequence ATGAGCCTGACCGTCACTCCCCCGAAGACGCCGGCCCGCGGCGGGCCGTCGCCCGCCACGGGGATCGCGAACTCGCTGACCGCGGCGCGGCTCCCGCGCCTCGCGTGGCTGTGGGTCCTCCTCGGATGCCTCGCCGCCGCCGCCGCACTGTTCGGCATCCTGGCCGCCGCGAACGGGTCGCAGTTCGACATCGTGGGCGCCGTGTTCGTCGGCGTCGTGTGCTACGCCGTCGTGATCTGGGTGCTGTCGCGCATCGTCGAGGGCGCGCGGCGCGCCGCCGACCGGCTGATCACCGCGCTCGTCTCCATCGCGTTCACGATCGCGCTGCTGCCGCTCATCTCGGTCGCGTTCACCACGCTCGTGAACGGTCTGCCCCGCTTCGACGTGCAGTTCTTCGCCAACTCGATGCGCAACGTGGTCGGCGAGGGCGGCGGCGCGCTGCACGCCATCATCGGCACGCTGCTGATCACCGGCATGGCCGCCGTCATCTCGGTGCCGGTCGGTCTGCTCACCGCGATCTACCTCGTCGAGTACGGTCGGGGCCGGCTGAAGCACGGCATCACCTTCTTCGTCGACGTGATGACCGGCATCCCGTCGATCGTGGCCGGTCTGTTCGCGTTCGCGCTGTTCGCGCTCATCACGGGCGATCCCGGCATCCGCAGCGGCTTCGCCGCGTCGGTCTCGCTCTCGGTGCTCATGATCCCGGTCGTGGTGCGCAGCTGCGAGGAGATGCTGAAGCTCGTGCCGAACGAGCTGCGCGAGGCGTCGTACGCGCTCGGCGTGCCGAAGTGGCTCACCATCGTGAAGGTCGTGCTGCCCACGTCGGTCGCCGGCATCGTCACCGGCATCATGATCTCGATCGCCCGCGTGATCGGGGAGACCGCACCGCTGCTCATCGTCGCGGGCTTCACGACGAGCATGAACTACAACCTGTTCGGCGAGCGGATGATGACGCTGCCGGTGTTCGTGTACACCCAGTACATGAACCAGGGCGCCGACACCCAGGCGTACGTCGACCGCGCCTGGGCGGGCGCGCTGACCCTCATCCTCATCGTCGCCCTGCTCAACATCGTCGCTCGGGTGATCGCCAAGGCGTTCTCGCCGAAGTCCGGCCGCTGA
- the pstB gene encoding phosphate ABC transporter ATP-binding protein PstB, whose amino-acid sequence MSKRIEVNDLNVYYGDFLAVEGITLDIEPRTVTAFIGPSGCGKTTFLRTLNRMHEVTPGARVAGEVRIDGNNLYGAGVDPVMVRRQVGMVFQRPNPFPTMSIKENVLAGVRLNNKRISKSDADELVETSLRGANLWNEVKDRLDRPGSGLSGGQQQRLCIARTIAVSPEVILMDEPCSALDPISTLAIEDLIEELKQEYTIVIVTHNMQQASRVSDRTAFFNIAGTGKPGKLIEYDDTTTIFSKPSVQATEDYVSGRFG is encoded by the coding sequence GTGTCCAAGCGCATCGAAGTGAACGACCTGAACGTCTACTACGGCGATTTCCTCGCCGTCGAGGGCATCACCCTCGACATCGAGCCGCGTACCGTGACGGCCTTCATCGGCCCGTCGGGCTGCGGCAAGACGACGTTCCTGCGCACGCTGAACCGGATGCACGAGGTCACCCCGGGTGCGCGGGTCGCGGGCGAGGTGCGCATCGACGGCAACAACCTCTACGGCGCCGGCGTGGACCCGGTGATGGTGCGCCGGCAGGTGGGCATGGTCTTCCAGCGGCCCAACCCGTTCCCGACGATGTCGATCAAGGAGAACGTGCTCGCCGGGGTGCGGCTGAACAACAAGCGCATCTCGAAGTCCGACGCCGACGAGCTGGTCGAGACCTCGCTGCGCGGTGCGAACCTCTGGAACGAGGTGAAGGACCGCCTCGACCGCCCCGGCTCGGGCCTGTCCGGCGGCCAGCAGCAGCGCCTCTGCATCGCCCGCACGATCGCGGTGTCGCCCGAGGTGATCCTGATGGACGAGCCCTGCTCGGCGCTCGACCCGATCTCGACGCTCGCGATCGAGGATCTCATCGAGGAGCTGAAGCAGGAGTACACGATCGTGATCGTGACCCACAACATGCAGCAGGCGTCGCGCGTGAGCGACAGGACCGCGTTCTTCAACATCGCGGGCACCGGCAAGCCCGGCAAGCTCATCGAGTACGACGACACCACGACGATCTTCTCGAAGCCGAGCGTGCAGGCGACCGAGGACTACGTCTCGGGCCGGTTCGGGTAA
- a CDS encoding aminodeoxychorismate lyase: MPDTVTLLIEPLPADAPESAIEGTFREVDAAEPALRVGELSTQRGDGIFETIGVVDGHAQEVGPHLERLRNSARICELPEPNLAQWRAAIDLAVADLPGEGEFALKIVLSRGIEQGPTPTAWLHAVAAKDSTAARERGIRVVTLDRGYARDAAERAPWLLLGAKTLSYATNMAALREAARRGADDAIFISSDGFVMEGPTSSVILRIGGAYVTPATTGAILAGTTQQSLFEHLRAIGREVVERDVALDELRRADAAWLVSSVRLAAGVVALDGEPFPFDADETRAFNEYLLSPRD; encoded by the coding sequence ATGCCCGACACCGTGACCCTCCTCATCGAGCCCCTGCCCGCCGACGCACCCGAATCCGCCATCGAGGGCACCTTCCGCGAGGTCGACGCGGCCGAGCCGGCGTTGCGCGTCGGCGAGCTGTCGACGCAGCGCGGCGACGGCATCTTCGAGACCATCGGCGTCGTCGACGGGCACGCGCAGGAGGTCGGGCCGCACCTCGAACGGCTGCGCAACTCGGCCCGCATCTGCGAGCTGCCCGAGCCGAACCTCGCCCAGTGGCGCGCCGCGATCGACCTCGCCGTCGCCGACCTGCCCGGCGAGGGCGAGTTCGCGCTGAAGATCGTGCTGAGCCGCGGCATCGAGCAGGGGCCCACGCCCACCGCCTGGCTGCACGCCGTCGCGGCGAAGGACTCGACCGCGGCGCGCGAGCGGGGCATCCGGGTGGTCACCCTCGACCGCGGCTACGCCCGCGACGCCGCCGAGCGCGCACCCTGGCTGCTGCTCGGCGCGAAGACGCTGTCGTACGCGACGAATATGGCCGCGCTGCGCGAGGCGGCCCGGCGCGGCGCCGACGACGCGATCTTCATCTCGAGCGACGGGTTCGTGATGGAGGGGCCGACCTCGAGCGTCATCCTGCGCATCGGCGGCGCCTACGTCACGCCCGCGACGACCGGCGCGATCCTCGCGGGCACCACCCAGCAGAGCCTGTTCGAGCACCTGCGTGCGATCGGCCGCGAGGTCGTCGAGCGCGACGTCGCACTCGACGAACTGCGCCGGGCGGATGCCGCGTGGCTGGTGTCGAGCGTGCGGCTGGCCGCCGGCGTCGTGGCGCTCGACGGCGAGCCGTTCCCGTTCGACGCCGACGAGACGCGGGCGTTCAACGAGTACCTGCTGAGCCCGCGCGACTGA
- a CDS encoding IS110 family transposase yields MVIVIGADVHKATHTFVAVDDVGRKLGEKTVKATTGGHETAMRWARREFPGELRWGIEDCRHLSARLERDLLAAGQDVVRVPPKLMAQSRASSRERGKSDPIDAMAVARAALREPDLPVASHDESTRELKLLVDRREDLVGERTRQINRLRWHLHELDPEFDVPVKGFAISKQRRRVADWLDGRDGLVAELARDVLADIDAGSSRIDDLEKRITALVEDRYPHLLAIPGCGALTAAKIAGETANVDRFRSEACFAMNAGVAPLPVWSGNTKGRVRMSRTGNRQLNAALHRIAVTQIRLDSLGRAYYRKRLDTGDSTVEALRCLKRRLVRIVFHALHTDQHPAQTPASHPLAA; encoded by the coding sequence ATGGTGATCGTCATCGGTGCGGATGTCCATAAGGCCACGCACACGTTCGTCGCGGTCGACGACGTGGGCCGCAAGCTCGGTGAGAAGACCGTGAAGGCCACGACCGGTGGCCACGAGACGGCGATGCGGTGGGCCAGACGCGAGTTCCCTGGCGAGTTGCGGTGGGGTATCGAGGACTGCCGCCACCTGTCAGCACGACTCGAGCGCGACCTCCTCGCGGCGGGGCAGGACGTGGTGCGGGTGCCGCCGAAACTGATGGCCCAGTCCCGCGCATCGTCCCGGGAACGGGGCAAGTCCGATCCGATCGATGCGATGGCCGTGGCCCGCGCGGCGCTGCGCGAACCCGACCTCCCCGTCGCGTCGCACGACGAGTCGACCCGTGAACTGAAACTGCTCGTCGACAGGCGGGAAGACCTGGTCGGCGAACGAACCCGTCAGATCAACCGACTCCGCTGGCATCTGCATGAACTGGATCCCGAGTTCGATGTTCCGGTGAAAGGGTTCGCGATCAGCAAGCAACGGAGACGCGTCGCGGACTGGTTGGACGGCCGCGACGGACTGGTCGCTGAACTGGCACGCGATGTCCTCGCGGACATTGACGCGGGCAGCTCCCGCATCGACGACCTCGAGAAGCGGATCACTGCGTTGGTCGAGGACCGTTACCCGCACCTGCTCGCGATCCCCGGCTGCGGCGCTCTGACGGCGGCGAAGATCGCCGGAGAGACCGCGAACGTCGACCGCTTCCGGTCCGAAGCATGCTTCGCGATGAACGCCGGCGTCGCACCCCTGCCGGTCTGGTCAGGGAACACCAAAGGGCGGGTCCGGATGAGTCGCACCGGGAACCGGCAACTCAACGCAGCCCTTCACCGCATCGCCGTCACCCAGATCCGACTCGACAGCCTCGGCCGCGCCTACTACCGCAAACGACTCGACACGGGCGACTCCACCGTCGAAGCCCTCCGCTGCCTGAAACGACGCCTCGTCCGCATCGTCTTCCATGCCCTCCACACCGACCAGCACCCCGCACAAACCCCCGCGAGCCACCCACTCGCGGCCTAA
- a CDS encoding MerR family transcriptional regulator, giving the protein MRALGTGEMSRATGLSVKALRLYDANGLLTPAEVDPATGYRRYAPEQVARGRSIAALRRLDVPLAVVGSLLDGPPAELRPRLLAWWAEERAGFALRAQTVEYAAAVADTAAVADTAVVSDPADPADAPSAELDRAVRIEARPAQTVATITRTVRQHELVPSALSDVVAIRETLDAEGATALSEHWLLFHEPVGFELAGRVETCVPYDGPARPRGQVLLREEPAARFAVVDITARELEYPALLRFYDAVRAVAGSPRGIADAGAPREWYAEAWPDDPDAIAAQIAMPIPASPSLLDSAPGADSTLRS; this is encoded by the coding sequence ATGCGTGCGCTCGGAACCGGCGAGATGAGCCGTGCCACCGGCCTGTCGGTTAAGGCGCTGCGGCTCTACGACGCCAACGGACTGCTGACGCCCGCCGAGGTGGACCCGGCGACCGGGTACCGACGATACGCGCCCGAGCAGGTCGCACGCGGCCGGTCCATCGCGGCGCTGCGCCGGCTCGACGTGCCGCTGGCCGTCGTCGGGTCGCTGCTCGACGGGCCTCCGGCCGAGCTGCGGCCCCGATTGCTCGCGTGGTGGGCGGAGGAACGCGCCGGGTTCGCGCTGCGCGCGCAGACGGTCGAGTACGCGGCGGCGGTCGCGGACACGGCGGCGGTCGCCGACACAGCGGTGGTCTCGGACCCGGCGGACCCGGCGGATGCCCCGTCTGCGGAGCTCGACCGCGCCGTGCGGATCGAAGCTCGCCCCGCGCAGACGGTGGCGACCATCACTCGGACGGTGCGCCAGCACGAACTGGTGCCGAGCGCGCTCTCGGACGTGGTCGCGATCCGCGAGACGCTCGACGCCGAGGGCGCGACGGCGCTGTCGGAGCACTGGCTGCTGTTCCACGAGCCGGTCGGATTCGAGCTGGCCGGACGGGTCGAGACGTGCGTGCCCTACGACGGGCCGGCGCGCCCGCGCGGGCAGGTCCTCCTCCGCGAGGAGCCCGCCGCCCGGTTCGCGGTCGTCGACATCACGGCCCGCGAGCTCGAGTACCCCGCGCTGCTCAGGTTCTACGATGCCGTGCGCGCGGTCGCAGGTTCGCCGCGCGGCATCGCCGACGCCGGCGCCCCGCGCGAGTGGTACGCCGAGGCGTGGCCCGACGATCCCGACGCGATCGCCGCGCAGATCGCGATGCCGATCCCGGCGTCGCCGTCGCTGCTTGACTCCGCCCCCGGGGCGGACTCGACGCTGAGGTCATGA
- a CDS encoding transglutaminase-like domain-containing protein: MTDSIAEQAAPAARHSPFSDPGPYRDLVASIAPEPSSIHRAVTATIVHYRADRVPAGEHQQPDIDLRWVTSILEVATERADIALDAPRPAAARVGGCCRDHSLLGVSILREHGVPARTRLGFADYFTPDYRYDHVVIERYVDGRWSRFDPELDASEFAFDVADLPTGEGAPFETAAEAWLAYRAGRTDLAAYGVGPGAPFGGPGFVQGYVIGDIAHRHGCELLLWDGWGAMAGPSGGVPDELAAFTDRLARLTVAADAGDAGAAEAERELAEIWRTDDRVRAGSRIRTFTPHDRVGVVDLETRTTEWA; the protein is encoded by the coding sequence ATGACCGATTCCATCGCCGAGCAAGCCGCTCCCGCAGCCCGTCACTCCCCCTTCAGCGACCCGGGTCCGTACCGCGACCTCGTCGCCTCGATCGCTCCCGAACCGAGCTCCATCCATCGCGCCGTCACCGCGACGATCGTGCACTACCGCGCCGACCGGGTACCCGCCGGCGAACACCAGCAGCCCGACATCGACCTGCGGTGGGTCACCTCGATCCTGGAGGTCGCGACCGAGCGCGCCGACATCGCACTCGACGCCCCGCGCCCCGCTGCGGCGCGCGTCGGCGGCTGCTGCCGCGACCACTCGCTGCTCGGCGTGTCGATCCTGCGCGAACACGGGGTGCCGGCACGCACCCGGCTCGGCTTCGCCGACTACTTCACGCCCGACTACCGGTACGACCACGTCGTGATCGAACGGTACGTCGACGGCCGGTGGAGCCGGTTCGACCCCGAACTGGATGCCTCGGAGTTCGCGTTCGACGTCGCCGACCTGCCGACCGGCGAGGGGGCGCCCTTCGAGACGGCGGCCGAGGCCTGGCTCGCGTACCGGGCCGGGCGCACCGACCTCGCGGCGTACGGCGTGGGGCCCGGCGCGCCGTTCGGCGGCCCCGGGTTCGTGCAGGGGTACGTCATCGGCGACATCGCGCACCGGCACGGCTGCGAACTGCTGCTGTGGGACGGCTGGGGGGCGATGGCCGGGCCGTCCGGCGGCGTGCCCGACGAGCTCGCTGCCTTCACCGACCGGCTCGCCCGGCTCACGGTCGCGGCGGACGCCGGCGATGCGGGCGCGGCGGAGGCGGAACGGGAGCTCGCCGAGATCTGGCGCACCGACGACCGGGTACGAGCCGGCTCGCGCATCCGGACGTTCACCCCGCACGATCGCGTCGGCGTCGTCGACCTCGAGACGCGCACGACCGAGTGGGCGTGA
- a CDS encoding DNA-directed RNA polymerase subunit beta: MPADFHKPTRFPPAAFGAFIGAEDPANLSRVAHDTAAALLARVRADPDPEIVRRLVTYTDSHGIDAVAELWSQASARSLPGALWRLYLLRTLIRQDPRGIALAYQRGAEVSRTIDQVVAGAVAPTGPDEVRDLADLILHGAFAGDFAVALERAAAFCRVTSAGTADLADDADASDATHPDRPAELTRRALRLTELADELAACARLWRHDALD, translated from the coding sequence ATGCCAGCCGACTTCCACAAGCCCACCCGCTTCCCGCCGGCTGCGTTCGGTGCGTTCATCGGCGCAGAGGACCCGGCCAACCTGAGCCGGGTCGCCCACGACACCGCCGCGGCGCTGCTCGCGCGCGTGCGCGCCGACCCCGATCCCGAGATCGTGCGGCGGCTGGTGACCTACACCGACTCGCACGGCATCGATGCGGTCGCCGAGCTCTGGTCGCAGGCGTCGGCCCGGAGTCTGCCGGGCGCACTGTGGCGGCTCTACCTGCTGCGCACGCTCATCCGGCAGGATCCGCGCGGCATCGCCCTCGCGTACCAGCGGGGCGCCGAGGTGTCGCGCACGATCGACCAGGTCGTCGCCGGGGCGGTCGCCCCGACCGGTCCCGACGAGGTGCGCGACCTCGCCGACCTCATCCTGCACGGCGCGTTCGCGGGAGACTTCGCGGTCGCGCTCGAGCGCGCGGCCGCATTCTGCCGGGTCACCTCGGCCGGCACCGCCGACCTCGCCGATGATGCGGATGCCTCGGATGCGACGCATCCCGATCGCCCCGCCGAACTCACCCGGCGCGCCCTGCGATTGACCGAGTTGGCTGATGAGCTGGCGGCGTGCGCCCGGCTCTGGCGGCACGACGCGCTCGACTGA
- a CDS encoding DHA2 family efflux MFS transporter permease subunit, with the protein MTEPLTGSTAAQAAPPARSPWPGLWALVIGFFMILVDTTIVSVANPAIKAALDPDSANLDNVVWVTSAYLLAYAVPLLITGRLGDRFGPRTIYLIGLAVFTAASLWCGLSETLEGLIAARAVQGLGAAMMTPQTMAVITRTFPANRRGAAMGLWGATAGVATLVGPLAGGLLVDGFGWEWIFFINVPVGVIGFVLAWILVPKLETHRHRFDVVGVVLSAVALFLIVFGLQEGEKYDWGPIWGPITVWELIAAGVVVLALFVWQQARTKSEPLVPLALFRDRNFSVANLGIATVGFTVTSMALPQMFYLQLARGLTPTESALLLIPMAVLAGVLAPPAGKLLDRIDPRFMLVPALALLSISLFWYAALMGPDTPVWMFLLPSAVLGIANAGMWGPLATTATRNLEPRQAGAGAGIYNTTRTIGSVLGSAAIAAFMQNRLEANLPGAGDAASGFGDAGGAMPQFVLEGFSQAMAQSVLLPAFVILVGVIAVCFMKKPAGLGIPAARD; encoded by the coding sequence ATGACCGAACCCCTCACCGGGTCGACCGCGGCTCAGGCCGCTCCGCCCGCCCGCAGTCCGTGGCCCGGGCTCTGGGCCCTCGTCATCGGCTTCTTCATGATCCTGGTCGACACCACGATCGTGTCGGTGGCGAACCCCGCGATCAAGGCCGCGCTCGACCCCGACAGCGCGAACCTCGACAACGTGGTGTGGGTGACGAGCGCGTACCTCCTCGCGTACGCGGTGCCGCTGCTCATCACCGGGCGCCTCGGCGACCGCTTCGGTCCGAGGACGATCTACCTGATCGGTCTCGCGGTGTTCACCGCCGCGTCGTTGTGGTGCGGGCTGTCCGAGACGCTCGAGGGCCTGATCGCCGCGCGCGCCGTGCAGGGTCTCGGTGCGGCGATGATGACGCCGCAGACGATGGCGGTCATCACGCGCACCTTCCCGGCGAACCGCCGTGGTGCGGCGATGGGGCTCTGGGGCGCGACCGCCGGTGTGGCGACGCTCGTCGGACCGCTCGCCGGCGGCCTGCTCGTCGACGGGTTCGGCTGGGAGTGGATCTTCTTCATCAACGTGCCCGTCGGGGTGATCGGCTTCGTGCTCGCCTGGATCCTGGTGCCGAAGCTCGAGACCCACCGGCACCGGTTCGACGTCGTCGGGGTGGTGCTCAGCGCCGTCGCGCTGTTCCTCATCGTCTTCGGCCTGCAGGAGGGCGAGAAGTACGACTGGGGCCCGATCTGGGGCCCGATCACGGTCTGGGAGCTCATCGCGGCCGGCGTCGTCGTCCTCGCGCTCTTCGTCTGGCAGCAGGCCCGCACCAAGAGCGAGCCGCTCGTACCGCTCGCGCTGTTCCGCGACCGCAACTTCTCGGTCGCGAACCTGGGCATCGCGACGGTCGGCTTCACCGTCACGAGCATGGCGCTGCCGCAGATGTTCTACCTGCAGCTCGCGCGCGGCCTCACCCCGACCGAGTCGGCGCTGCTGCTCATCCCGATGGCGGTGCTCGCGGGCGTGCTCGCCCCTCCGGCCGGCAAGCTGCTCGACCGCATCGACCCTCGCTTCATGCTGGTGCCCGCGCTCGCGCTGCTGTCGATCTCGCTGTTCTGGTACGCCGCGCTGATGGGGCCGGACACCCCGGTCTGGATGTTCCTGCTGCCGTCGGCCGTGCTCGGCATCGCGAACGCCGGCATGTGGGGGCCACTGGCCACCACCGCGACCCGCAACCTCGAGCCGCGGCAGGCGGGCGCCGGTGCGGGCATCTACAACACCACCCGCACCATCGGCTCGGTGCTCGGGTCGGCCGCGATCGCCGCGTTCATGCAGAACCGCCTCGAGGCGAACCTGCCCGGCGCGGGGGACGCAGCATCCGGCTTCGGCGACGCGGGCGGTGCGATGCCGCAGTTCGTGCTCGAGGGCTTCTCGCAGGCGATGGCGCAGTCGGTGCTGCTGCCGGCGTTCGTCATCCTGGTCGGCGTCATCGCCGTCTGCTTCATGAAGAAGCCGGCCGGCCTCGGCATACCCGCAGCACGCGACTGA
- a CDS encoding PadR family transcriptional regulator gives MASAAFRLTPLAVTALALLEEGPMHPYEMLQLLNLRGKAALLQIKPPSLYHSMNRLVEVGFVTVHGTEREGNRPERTVYALTAAGRAAYIAWVRVRLDDPASPQEFAVALAECHNLGPDEVAAVLGRRCDRIVADLAELDDQLAAARARALPEAFLLESDRRRAVLAADLAWTSDLLRRLDADEVVWSLDDPRAGAPLHARKEHS, from the coding sequence ATGGCATCCGCTGCATTCCGGCTCACCCCGCTCGCCGTGACGGCGCTCGCCCTCCTCGAAGAAGGGCCGATGCATCCGTACGAGATGCTGCAGCTGCTGAACCTGCGCGGCAAGGCGGCCCTGTTGCAGATCAAGCCGCCGTCGCTGTACCACTCGATGAACCGGCTCGTCGAAGTCGGCTTCGTCACCGTCCACGGCACCGAACGCGAGGGCAACCGACCGGAGCGCACCGTGTACGCGCTCACCGCGGCCGGCCGGGCGGCGTACATCGCGTGGGTTCGGGTGCGGCTCGACGACCCGGCCAGCCCGCAGGAGTTCGCCGTCGCGCTCGCCGAGTGCCACAACCTCGGCCCCGACGAGGTCGCCGCGGTGCTCGGGCGTCGCTGCGACCGGATCGTCGCCGATCTCGCCGAGCTCGACGACCAGCTCGCCGCCGCACGGGCGCGGGCGCTCCCCGAAGCCTTCCTCCTCGAATCCGACCGGCGGCGCGCCGTGCTCGCCGCCGACCTCGCCTGGACCTCCGACCTGCTCCGTCGCCTCGACGCCGACGAGGTCGTCTGGTCGCTCGACGACCCGCGCGCGGGCGCACCCCTGCACGCTCGAAAGGAACACTCATGA
- a CDS encoding LLM class F420-dependent oxidoreductase, whose translation MRVGMLLNYAGGFREVADEVAELEAAGVDLIAVPEVYTFDAVSQLGFLAARTSRMTLMSGILQLYTRTPSLTAMTAAGLDYVSDGRFELGIGASGPQVIEGFHGVPYDAPLGRTREIIEICRQVWRREPLVHQGRNYRIPLPEGEGTGLGKPLKLINHPVRERIPITVAALGAKSVEQTAAIADGWLPMFFHPERARDVWGAALDAGFARRSADLGPLDVFASPALAITDRPELIEAAYAAVKPNLALYIGGMGARGKNFYNDLIAGYGFADDARRIQDLYLDGRRDEAIAAVPDELVRAINLIGPAAEVAERVAAFAAAGVTTLTVTPLARSSAERIALMSGFRALVG comes from the coding sequence ATGCGCGTCGGGATGTTGCTGAACTACGCCGGAGGCTTCCGTGAGGTCGCCGACGAGGTGGCCGAGCTCGAGGCGGCCGGGGTCGACCTGATCGCGGTGCCCGAGGTCTACACGTTCGACGCGGTGAGCCAGTTGGGGTTCCTCGCCGCGCGCACCTCCCGCATGACGCTGATGAGCGGCATCCTGCAGCTGTACACCCGCACTCCCAGCCTGACCGCGATGACCGCAGCCGGCCTCGACTATGTCAGCGACGGCCGGTTCGAGCTCGGCATCGGGGCATCCGGGCCGCAGGTGATCGAGGGCTTCCACGGCGTGCCGTACGACGCGCCGCTCGGGCGCACCCGCGAGATCATCGAGATCTGCCGACAGGTCTGGCGTCGCGAGCCGCTCGTGCACCAGGGCCGCAACTACCGCATCCCGCTGCCCGAGGGCGAGGGCACCGGCCTCGGCAAGCCGCTGAAGCTGATCAACCACCCGGTTCGCGAGCGCATCCCGATCACGGTCGCCGCCCTCGGCGCGAAGTCGGTCGAGCAGACCGCGGCGATCGCCGACGGCTGGCTGCCGATGTTCTTCCACCCCGAGCGGGCCCGTGACGTGTGGGGTGCCGCGCTCGACGCCGGATTCGCGCGTCGCTCGGCCGACCTGGGCCCGCTGGACGTCTTCGCGAGCCCCGCGCTGGCGATCACCGACCGGCCCGAGCTCATCGAGGCGGCGTACGCCGCGGTGAAGCCGAACCTCGCGCTGTACATCGGCGGCATGGGGGCGCGCGGCAAGAACTTCTACAACGACCTGATCGCCGGGTACGGCTTCGCCGACGACGCCCGCCGCATTCAGGACCTCTACCTCGACGGCCGCCGCGATGAGGCGATCGCCGCGGTGCCCGACGAGCTCGTCCGCGCGATCAACCTGATCGGGCCGGCCGCCGAGGTCGCCGAGCGGGTCGCGGCGTTCGCCGCGGCCGGCGTCACCACGCTCACGGTCACCCCGCTCGCGCGGTCGTCGGCGGAGCGGATCGCCCTCATGTCCGGATTCCGGGCGCTGGTCGGCTGA